A single region of the Aeromonas hydrophila subsp. hydrophila ATCC 7966 genome encodes:
- a CDS encoding Crp/Fnr family transcriptional regulator, translating into MTSLPSAPPLAATLAAMGLAPAIGEPLAGRLPRLTLQPGQPLLAQGAIQESAFYIERGIARACHYARDGQERCKEFYFEGELCLLYDSWLSGSPARYQLEAVTTLQLVRVPLALLDEPAWQPVCMALLRQQLCYKERKEAFLLLHSPEERYRELCRTFPHWPARLTQVQLANYIGISPVTLSRIRRRINTG; encoded by the coding sequence ATGACCAGCCTGCCTTCAGCCCCGCCTCTGGCGGCCACCCTCGCCGCCATGGGGTTGGCACCCGCCATCGGTGAGCCGCTTGCCGGTCGCCTGCCCCGTTTGACCTTGCAGCCGGGCCAGCCGCTGCTGGCTCAGGGGGCGATACAGGAGTCGGCCTTCTACATCGAGCGGGGCATCGCTCGCGCCTGTCACTATGCCCGGGACGGGCAGGAGCGCTGCAAGGAGTTCTACTTCGAAGGGGAGCTCTGTCTGCTCTACGACAGCTGGCTCAGCGGGTCGCCTGCCCGCTACCAGCTGGAGGCCGTCACGACGCTGCAACTGGTGCGGGTGCCGCTGGCCCTGCTGGATGAGCCTGCCTGGCAACCGGTCTGCATGGCCCTGCTGCGCCAGCAGCTGTGCTACAAGGAGCGCAAGGAGGCCTTCTTGCTGCTCCATTCCCCCGAAGAGCGCTACCGGGAGCTTTGTCGCACCTTCCCCCACTGGCCGGCGCGGCTCACTCAGGTGCAGCTCGCCAACTACATCGGCATCAGCCCGGTCACCCTGTCGCGGATCCGCCGGCGCATTAACACGGGTTAA
- a CDS encoding YgjV family protein produces MMSLFLWSQLVVSLALLLDLLSFQLRTRRAILACLALSCALNGAHFALLGQASAALLLWLASLRFVVSMLATRRLLMWLFMGLSCLAVLATYQGPLALLGLLASLLQTRAAFCLDDRLLRRWMLLGTLCWLANNLLVGSPVAALMEGLFLVSNLVGYYRHYGRRACPGR; encoded by the coding sequence ATGATGTCGCTGTTTTTGTGGTCACAACTGGTGGTGAGTCTGGCGCTGCTGCTGGATCTGCTATCGTTTCAGCTGCGGACGCGCCGGGCCATTCTGGCCTGCCTGGCGCTCTCCTGCGCCCTCAATGGCGCCCATTTCGCGCTGCTGGGACAAGCGTCGGCCGCCCTGCTGCTCTGGCTGGCGAGCCTGCGCTTCGTGGTCAGCATGCTGGCCACGCGCCGCCTCTTGATGTGGCTCTTTATGGGGTTGTCCTGCCTAGCGGTGCTCGCCACCTACCAGGGACCGCTCGCCCTGCTGGGGTTGCTGGCCAGTCTGCTGCAGACCCGGGCTGCGTTTTGCCTAGATGATCGCCTGCTGCGGCGCTGGATGCTGCTGGGCACGCTCTGCTGGCTGGCCAACAACCTGCTGGTGGGGTCGCCCGTGGCGGCGCTGATGGAGGGGCTGTTTCTGGTCAGCAATCTGGTGGGCTACTACCGCCACTATGGGCGCAGGGCATGTCCGGGGCGTTGA
- a CDS encoding phosphorylase family protein, with translation MNFIKRCSRLLTLFALFSSAVVAAKPASAPILIQGAMDVEVETLVAALKDKQELTVGSWTYWQGTLSGYPVVVSRTEVGLANAAAATTLAMERFQPRLVINQGTAGGHDPALHRGDIVIGTKSFNMGAYRSDLTPAEQGVDPSKWHNFEVTMRLRDNGKLVEHSSFAGDPELVGRALGMADRYRHGRVVPGIIGTADEWNRQVARINWLHQTYQTAAEEMETSSAALVAEAYKVPFVGIRVLSNTDLHGEEFDPQTAIHCQQFVIDYAKALINGFNKA, from the coding sequence ATGAATTTCATCAAACGCTGCTCGCGCCTGCTCACCCTGTTTGCCCTCTTCTCCTCCGCCGTCGTGGCGGCCAAGCCGGCCTCCGCCCCCATCCTGATCCAGGGGGCGATGGATGTCGAAGTCGAGACCCTGGTGGCCGCCCTCAAGGACAAGCAGGAGCTGACCGTCGGTTCCTGGACCTACTGGCAGGGCACCCTCTCGGGTTATCCGGTGGTCGTCTCCCGCACCGAGGTGGGACTGGCCAATGCCGCCGCGGCCACCACCCTCGCCATGGAGCGCTTCCAGCCGCGCCTCGTCATCAATCAGGGCACGGCGGGCGGCCACGATCCGGCGCTGCACCGGGGTGACATCGTCATCGGTACCAAGAGCTTCAACATGGGGGCCTACCGCAGTGATCTGACGCCCGCCGAGCAGGGCGTCGACCCGAGCAAATGGCACAACTTCGAGGTCACCATGCGCCTGCGCGACAACGGCAAGCTGGTGGAACACTCCTCCTTTGCTGGCGATCCCGAGCTGGTCGGCCGCGCCCTCGGCATGGCCGACCGTTATCGTCACGGTCGGGTGGTCCCCGGCATCATAGGCACCGCCGACGAGTGGAACCGCCAGGTCGCCCGCATCAACTGGCTGCATCAGACCTACCAGACCGCCGCGGAAGAGATGGAAACCTCCTCCGCCGCCCTGGTGGCAGAGGCCTACAAGGTGCCCTTCGTCGGGATCCGGGTACTCTCCAACACCGATCTGCACGGCGAGGAGTTCGATCCGCAGACCGCCATCCACTGCCAACAGTTCGTCATCGATTACGCAAAAGCGCTCATCAACGGCTTCAACAAAGCCTGA
- a CDS encoding lytic transglycosylase domain-containing protein, whose translation MSSSSENRLFLLLFLSLLLAGTGQAAAQSRDFRQAPKALSALKKGQQAQSQGNLTQAIHFYCAAATTGNPEGYFRIGRLLATGPGSVRNPRMANAYLAMAIRLGNQQAARYYNSRVGNAVMGDQCGSGVGGAGGYFAAIPTTPFNLEAYLARQSPAKQKLATMLRHAAKRHRIDERLVLAIAIAESNLDSRAVSPKNAQGLMQLIPETQQRFGVTRPFDPEQNIKGGVAYLKWLHTHFDGNWTLMSAAYNAGEKSVEQYGGIPPYQETQQYVRRVLYFAGHKQP comes from the coding sequence ATGTCGAGTTCCAGCGAAAACAGGCTGTTTTTGCTGCTTTTTTTATCGCTGTTGCTGGCCGGCACCGGGCAGGCAGCGGCGCAAAGCAGGGATTTCAGACAGGCGCCCAAGGCGCTCAGCGCACTGAAGAAAGGTCAGCAGGCACAGAGTCAGGGCAACCTGACCCAGGCCATCCACTTCTACTGTGCCGCTGCCACCACGGGTAACCCGGAAGGGTATTTTCGCATCGGCCGCCTGCTCGCCACCGGCCCGGGCTCGGTTCGCAACCCCCGCATGGCCAACGCCTACCTGGCCATGGCGATCCGCCTTGGCAACCAGCAGGCCGCCCGCTACTACAACAGCCGGGTCGGCAATGCCGTGATGGGGGATCAGTGCGGCAGCGGCGTCGGCGGAGCCGGCGGCTACTTCGCCGCCATCCCCACCACCCCCTTCAATCTGGAGGCCTATCTGGCCCGCCAGTCGCCCGCCAAGCAGAAACTGGCCACCATGCTGCGCCACGCCGCCAAGCGCCACCGCATCGACGAGCGGCTGGTGCTGGCCATCGCCATCGCCGAATCCAACCTCGACAGCCGCGCCGTCTCCCCCAAAAATGCCCAAGGACTGATGCAGCTCATTCCCGAGACCCAGCAGCGCTTCGGGGTGACCCGTCCCTTCGATCCGGAGCAGAACATCAAGGGCGGCGTGGCCTATCTCAAGTGGCTGCACACCCATTTCGATGGCAACTGGACCCTGATGTCGGCAGCTTACAACGCCGGCGAAAAATCGGTGGAACAATATGGCGGCATCCCCCCCTATCAGGAGACCCAGCAATATGTGCGGCGGGTGCTCTACTTCGCCGGCCACAAGCAGCCCTGA
- a CDS encoding LysR family transcriptional regulator, whose protein sequence is MALDSHWRDRVTLKMLRYFHAVASQGHFSRAALQLNVSKSPLSAQIKELESLLGLALFERHTRQVSLTATGRLLQAECALLFDVLESGLNRVVQAGRMERNQIRIGLVSSIFWAGFGEVIRQCHQRHPEFEITFTELSPERQKQALSRKEIDLGLARFADTVNIHPLLAETIYRESMVLVVSDEHPLRDRKLVSLPELAGEPFVLMSRANSSSTDLIINACLVEGFYPHLNQEVVEPNTLMAVVATSLQVALVPASYARQKWPHVRFIRLEQAIPADLCVLYAPPGDGQPAAVAIRHFIDTMSAQMNRPTAD, encoded by the coding sequence TTGGCCCTCGACAGTCACTGGCGCGATCGCGTCACCCTCAAGATGCTGCGCTACTTCCATGCGGTGGCCAGCCAGGGACACTTCAGCCGGGCCGCCCTGCAGCTCAATGTCTCCAAGTCGCCGCTCAGCGCCCAGATCAAGGAGCTCGAGTCCCTGCTGGGGCTGGCGCTGTTCGAGCGCCACACCCGCCAGGTGAGCCTCACCGCCACCGGCCGGCTGCTGCAGGCCGAGTGCGCCCTGCTGTTCGACGTGCTGGAAAGCGGCCTCAACCGGGTGGTGCAGGCGGGGCGCATGGAGCGCAACCAGATCCGCATCGGGCTGGTCAGCTCCATCTTCTGGGCCGGCTTTGGTGAGGTGATCCGCCAGTGCCACCAGCGCCACCCCGAGTTCGAGATCACCTTCACCGAGCTCTCCCCCGAACGGCAGAAACAGGCGCTTTCGCGCAAGGAGATAGACCTCGGCCTCGCCCGCTTCGCCGACACCGTCAACATCCATCCGCTGCTGGCCGAAACCATCTATCGCGAGTCCATGGTGCTGGTGGTGTCGGACGAGCATCCGCTGCGGGATCGCAAGCTGGTCTCCCTGCCCGAGCTGGCGGGGGAGCCGTTCGTGCTGATGAGCCGCGCCAACTCCTCCTCTACCGATCTCATCATCAACGCCTGTCTGGTGGAGGGCTTCTACCCCCATCTCAACCAGGAGGTGGTTGAACCCAACACCCTGATGGCGGTGGTGGCCACCAGCCTGCAGGTGGCGCTGGTGCCGGCCAGCTACGCCCGCCAGAAGTGGCCCCACGTGCGCTTCATCCGGCTCGAGCAGGCGATCCCCGCCGATCTCTGCGTGCTTTACGCCCCGCCCGGCGACGGCCAGCCGGCCGCGGTGGCGATCCGCCACTTCATCGACACCATGAGCGCGCAGATGAACCGGCCGACCGCGGATTGA
- the xapA gene encoding xanthosine phosphorylase: MQQDPVLNAVATILARKPGFAPRAAMILGSGLGVLADALEEKVTIPYEELDGFPVSTVAGHSGELVLGKLHGVDVVCMKGRGHYYEHETMKVMTTPVRTFKRLGCELLLVTNAAGSLRPERIGVGSLVIFNDHINTMPGTPMTGANDEAYGPRFFSLANAYDKGLRSEALALAEREGIAVNQGVFVSYSGPCFETAAEIRMMQIIGGDVVGMSVVPEVVSAAHCGLPVLAICAITNMAEGLGDVQLSHEQTLKCAKLAETDFIRLINTFIQHHFQ; this comes from the coding sequence ATGCAACAAGATCCGGTACTCAACGCCGTCGCCACCATTCTCGCCCGCAAGCCGGGTTTCGCCCCCCGCGCCGCCATGATCCTGGGCTCCGGCCTCGGCGTGCTGGCCGATGCGCTGGAGGAGAAGGTCACCATTCCCTACGAGGAGCTGGACGGCTTCCCGGTCAGCACGGTGGCCGGCCACAGCGGCGAGCTGGTGCTCGGCAAGCTGCACGGGGTGGACGTGGTCTGCATGAAGGGGCGCGGCCACTACTACGAACACGAAACCATGAAGGTGATGACCACCCCGGTGCGCACCTTCAAGCGGCTGGGCTGCGAGCTGCTGCTGGTGACCAACGCGGCCGGCTCGCTGCGCCCGGAGCGGATCGGGGTCGGCTCCCTGGTCATCTTCAACGATCACATCAACACCATGCCGGGCACCCCCATGACGGGCGCCAATGACGAGGCCTACGGCCCGCGCTTCTTCAGCCTGGCCAATGCCTATGACAAGGGGTTGCGCAGCGAAGCGCTGGCGCTGGCCGAGCGGGAGGGGATCGCCGTCAATCAGGGGGTGTTTGTCTCCTACAGCGGCCCCTGTTTCGAGACCGCCGCCGAGATCCGCATGATGCAGATCATCGGTGGCGACGTGGTGGGGATGTCGGTGGTACCGGAAGTGGTCAGCGCCGCCCACTGCGGCCTGCCGGTGCTGGCCATCTGCGCCATCACCAACATGGCGGAGGGGCTTGGCGACGTGCAGCTCTCCCACGAGCAGACCCTCAAGTGCGCCAAGCTGGCGGAAACGGACTTCATCCGCCTCATCAACACCTTTATCCAGCACCACTTCCAGTAA
- a CDS encoding NupC/NupG family nucleoside CNT transporter → MFAAGFLGMAALILIAVLASTNRRAIRLRTVGLALALQVAIGTLVLYVPLGRRALEGMAHGVDAVLASGKAGIHFLFGNLVNFSVDGIGFVFALNVLPLVVFFSALIAVLYYLGIMQLVIRFIGGAMARLLGTSQTESMSAVANVFVGQSEAPLVVKPYMPKMSDSEFFAVMCGGMASVSGTVLAGYAMMGVDMQYLLAASFMAAPGGILFAKLIIPETSQPDYVFDNSIQFDGKKPENVLAAAGEGASSGLKLAAAIGAMLIAMIGLVTLVNTLLGGVGEMVGMPLSLELILGWIFSPLAFLLGVPLADIGIAGAMIGKKLVVNEFVAYSDLSPYLKDASTVTAAGLQVLEEKSKVIISFALCGFANLASMGILIGGLGTLCPSRTDFIARYGLRTVLAATCSNLMSAAIAGIFFSLA, encoded by the coding sequence ATGTTTGCAGCAGGATTTCTCGGTATGGCGGCGCTGATCCTCATCGCCGTGCTCGCATCGACCAACCGCAGGGCCATTCGCCTGCGCACCGTGGGGCTGGCGCTGGCCTTGCAGGTCGCCATCGGTACCCTGGTGCTCTATGTACCGCTGGGGCGCCGGGCGCTGGAGGGGATGGCCCACGGGGTCGACGCCGTGCTGGCAAGCGGCAAGGCGGGCATTCACTTCCTGTTTGGCAACCTGGTCAACTTCTCGGTGGACGGTATCGGCTTCGTGTTTGCCCTCAACGTGCTGCCGCTGGTGGTGTTCTTCTCGGCGCTGATCGCCGTGCTCTACTACCTCGGCATCATGCAACTGGTGATCCGCTTCATCGGCGGCGCCATGGCGCGGCTGCTCGGCACCTCCCAGACCGAATCCATGTCGGCGGTGGCCAACGTCTTCGTTGGCCAGAGCGAGGCGCCGCTGGTGGTCAAGCCCTACATGCCCAAGATGAGCGACTCGGAGTTCTTCGCCGTCATGTGCGGCGGCATGGCCTCGGTCTCCGGCACCGTGCTGGCGGGCTACGCCATGATGGGTGTGGACATGCAGTACCTGCTGGCCGCCTCCTTCATGGCGGCGCCGGGCGGGATCCTGTTCGCCAAGCTGATCATTCCCGAAACCAGCCAGCCGGACTATGTGTTCGACAACAGCATCCAGTTTGACGGCAAGAAGCCGGAGAACGTGCTGGCGGCGGCAGGCGAGGGGGCCAGCAGCGGCCTCAAGCTGGCGGCGGCCATCGGCGCCATGCTGATCGCCATGATCGGGCTGGTGACCCTGGTCAACACCCTGCTGGGCGGGGTGGGGGAGATGGTGGGCATGCCGCTCTCCCTCGAGCTCATCCTGGGCTGGATCTTCTCGCCGCTCGCCTTCCTGCTCGGGGTGCCGCTGGCGGACATTGGCATCGCCGGCGCCATGATCGGCAAGAAGCTGGTGGTGAACGAGTTCGTGGCCTACAGCGACCTCTCCCCCTACCTGAAAGACGCCAGCACTGTGACCGCCGCCGGCCTGCAGGTGCTGGAGGAGAAGTCCAAGGTGATCATCAGCTTCGCCCTGTGCGGCTTTGCCAACCTGGCCTCCATGGGGATCCTGATCGGTGGCCTCGGCACCCTCTGCCCCTCCCGCACCGACTTCATCGCCCGCTACGGCCTGCGTACCGTGCTGGCCGCCACCTGTTCCAACCTGATGAGCGCCGCCATCGCCGGGATCTTCTTCTCCCTGGCCTGA
- the deoC gene encoding deoxyribose-phosphate aldolase, translating into MIPATAFAPACAATEAASRAIRLMDLTSLNDDDHDARIIALCHQAQTPFGNTAAVCIYPRFVGLARLTLAAQGTPEIKVATVVNFPHGDDELASVLAETRAALLAGADEIDLVIPWRALKAGDEAPARALVRGCKVLCGTRLLKVIIESGELQEPALIRAASLLAIEEGADFIKTSTGKVPVNATPEACRTMLAAIAECGAQHRVGFKAAGGVKSAQEAGEYLAMAAALFGDEWLVAERFRFGASSLLGQLLATIEGKKPVAADGSY; encoded by the coding sequence ATGATTCCAGCTACTGCTTTTGCACCTGCCTGCGCTGCCACCGAGGCCGCCAGCCGAGCCATCCGCTTGATGGACCTCACCAGCCTCAATGACGATGACCACGATGCGCGCATCATCGCCCTCTGCCACCAGGCGCAGACTCCCTTTGGCAACACCGCCGCGGTCTGCATCTATCCGCGCTTCGTGGGGCTGGCCAGGCTCACCCTGGCGGCGCAGGGCACCCCCGAAATCAAGGTCGCCACCGTGGTCAACTTCCCCCATGGCGACGATGAGCTGGCCAGCGTGCTGGCCGAGACCCGCGCAGCCCTCCTCGCTGGCGCCGACGAGATCGATCTGGTGATCCCCTGGCGTGCGCTCAAGGCGGGGGACGAGGCGCCCGCCCGGGCGCTGGTGCGCGGCTGCAAGGTATTGTGCGGGACGCGGCTGCTCAAGGTGATCATCGAATCCGGCGAGCTGCAGGAGCCCGCGCTTATCCGCGCCGCCTCCCTGCTTGCCATCGAGGAGGGGGCCGATTTCATCAAGACCTCCACCGGCAAGGTGCCGGTCAATGCCACCCCCGAGGCGTGCCGCACCATGCTGGCGGCCATCGCCGAGTGCGGCGCGCAGCACCGGGTGGGATTCAAGGCGGCAGGCGGGGTGAAAAGCGCGCAGGAGGCGGGGGAGTATCTGGCCATGGCGGCCGCACTCTTTGGCGATGAGTGGCTGGTTGCCGAGCGCTTTCGCTTCGGCGCCTCCAGCCTGCTCGGTCAGTTGCTGGCCACTATCGAGGGCAAGAAGCCGGTTGCTGCCGACGGCAGTTATTGA
- a CDS encoding DMT family transporter — MSHPRFHFVQAHGKVLLFTLLISLSFPIGSALTAVLDPLVVTWARYLLAALTFVILLACQRRLVLPSLRDLGRYTLISLPALCYFVAMFVALQETSALDASALYTTVPLISALASMLIFQRRIGWSMAFALLGGMVAAALIIFRGELSQLASLSLTPSNRIYLLGCVGMALNPILVKRYYRGESFAHLTCWTLICATLLLTLVAAPRLLTTDWQQVSLPLWLGLAYLALFATALSFFLFQQGSVVLQPEQVSAYTYLIPVLVLLIGMLSGEEVIWRQVGWGVLGVLLTMAVMVLVPTRQARRA; from the coding sequence ATGTCCCATCCCCGTTTTCATTTCGTGCAGGCCCACGGCAAGGTGCTGCTGTTCACCCTGCTCATCAGCCTCTCCTTCCCCATCGGCAGCGCCCTCACCGCGGTGCTGGACCCGCTGGTGGTCACCTGGGCGCGCTACCTGCTGGCGGCGCTCACCTTCGTGATTCTGCTGGCTTGCCAGCGCCGTCTGGTGCTGCCTTCGCTGCGGGATCTGGGGCGTTATACCCTCATCTCGCTGCCGGCTCTCTGCTACTTCGTCGCCATGTTCGTGGCGCTGCAGGAGACCAGCGCCCTCGATGCCAGCGCGCTCTACACCACGGTGCCCCTCATCAGCGCGCTGGCCAGCATGCTGATCTTCCAGCGCCGCATTGGCTGGTCGATGGCGTTCGCTTTGCTGGGGGGGATGGTGGCGGCCGCTCTCATCATCTTTCGCGGTGAGCTGAGCCAGCTGGCGAGCCTGAGCCTCACCCCCAGCAACCGCATCTATCTGCTGGGCTGCGTGGGGATGGCGCTCAACCCCATATTGGTGAAGCGCTACTACCGGGGCGAGTCCTTTGCCCACCTCACCTGCTGGACCCTGATCTGCGCCACCCTGCTGCTCACCCTGGTGGCGGCGCCGCGGCTGCTGACAACCGACTGGCAGCAGGTGTCGCTGCCGCTCTGGCTCGGCCTTGCCTATCTGGCGCTGTTTGCCACGGCGCTCAGCTTCTTTTTGTTCCAGCAGGGGAGCGTGGTGCTGCAGCCGGAGCAGGTCTCGGCCTACACCTACCTGATCCCGGTGCTGGTGCTGTTGATTGGCATGCTGAGCGGGGAGGAGGTGATCTGGCGGCAGGTGGGCTGGGGCGTGCTCGGCGTGCTGCTGACCATGGCGGTCATGGTGCTGGTGCCCACTCGGCAGGCCCGCCGTGCCTGA
- a CDS encoding NAD-dependent epimerase yields MKYLVTGAAGFIGFHVARQLCEAGHQVVGLDNLNDYYEVSLKEARLAMLTPFPHFRFVQGELADQAGMAALFAEGRFERVIHLGAQAGVRHSLENPFAYSESNLTGMLTVLEGCRQHGIQHLIYASSSSVYGMGEQLPFSADQQVDHPVSLYAATKKSGELMAHAYSALYGLPTTGLRFFTVYGPWGRPDMAIAKFTRAILAGEPIDVYNQGDLSRDFTFIDDIVEGILAVAELPPRPNPHWHAGEQSPAESAAPYRILNIGHGQPVRLLDFIEALEQALDKPAIKRMLPMQAGDMHATWADSEPLHTLTGLRPATSIKEGVAAFVRWYLDYYQPAR; encoded by the coding sequence ATGAAGTATCTGGTCACCGGCGCCGCCGGCTTTATCGGTTTTCACGTGGCCAGACAGCTGTGCGAGGCGGGTCATCAGGTGGTGGGGCTCGACAACCTCAACGACTACTACGAGGTGAGCCTCAAGGAGGCCCGCCTGGCGATGCTGACCCCCTTCCCCCATTTTCGCTTCGTGCAGGGCGAGCTGGCGGACCAGGCCGGCATGGCCGCCCTGTTTGCCGAGGGGCGGTTCGAGCGGGTGATCCACCTGGGCGCCCAGGCGGGGGTGCGCCACTCGCTGGAAAACCCGTTTGCCTACAGCGAGAGCAACCTCACCGGCATGCTGACGGTGCTGGAAGGGTGCCGCCAACACGGCATCCAGCATCTGATCTACGCCTCCTCCAGCTCGGTCTACGGCATGGGCGAGCAGCTGCCGTTCAGTGCCGATCAGCAGGTGGACCACCCGGTCTCCCTCTATGCCGCCACCAAGAAGAGCGGCGAGCTGATGGCCCACGCCTATTCGGCGCTCTACGGTCTGCCCACCACGGGGCTGCGCTTTTTCACCGTCTACGGCCCCTGGGGCCGGCCCGACATGGCCATCGCCAAGTTCACCCGCGCCATCCTGGCGGGCGAGCCCATCGACGTCTACAACCAGGGCGATCTCAGCCGCGACTTCACCTTCATCGACGACATCGTCGAGGGGATCCTGGCCGTCGCCGAGCTGCCGCCCCGCCCCAACCCTCACTGGCATGCCGGCGAGCAGAGTCCGGCCGAGAGCGCCGCCCCCTACCGCATCCTCAACATCGGTCATGGCCAGCCGGTGCGGCTGCTCGATTTCATCGAGGCGCTGGAACAGGCGCTGGACAAGCCCGCCATCAAGCGGATGCTGCCGATGCAGGCGGGCGACATGCACGCCACCTGGGCCGACAGCGAGCCCCTCCACACCCTCACCGGCCTGCGCCCCGCCACCTCCATCAAGGAAGGGGTTGCCGCGTTCGTGCGCTGGTATCTCGACTACTACCAGCCCGCCCGCTGA
- a CDS encoding YitT family protein, whose translation MDNTPGSAHSVRTAHPLYEDVIALLTAAGFVSLGIFLFHQVGLLTGGTAGLALLLQQVTGLSFGLLFFGMNLPFYALAWLRMGPRFTLNTFVSVAAVSFMTDHLNAVLQIGKIEPVYAALIGGTLIGMGLLIMFRHKSSLGGFNILALFIQDRFGIRAGKLQMGLDCTIVIASFFVVQPWILALSVVAAIICNLVLTLNHKPGRYQIA comes from the coding sequence ATGGACAACACCCCTGGCTCGGCGCACTCCGTTCGGACTGCGCACCCCCTCTATGAAGACGTCATCGCCCTGCTGACCGCGGCCGGTTTCGTCTCCCTCGGCATCTTTCTGTTTCATCAGGTTGGTCTGCTGACCGGCGGCACCGCCGGGCTGGCGCTGCTGTTGCAGCAGGTGACGGGGCTGAGCTTCGGCCTGCTGTTCTTCGGCATGAACCTGCCCTTCTATGCCCTGGCGTGGCTGAGGATGGGGCCGCGCTTCACCCTCAACACCTTCGTCTCGGTGGCGGCGGTCTCTTTCATGACGGATCACCTCAACGCCGTGCTGCAAATCGGCAAGATTGAACCGGTCTACGCGGCGCTGATCGGCGGCACCCTGATCGGCATGGGGCTGCTCATCATGTTCCGCCACAAATCGAGTCTGGGCGGCTTCAACATCCTGGCGCTGTTTATTCAGGATCGGTTCGGCATCCGCGCCGGCAAGCTGCAGATGGGACTGGATTGCACCATCGTCATCGCCTCCTTCTTCGTGGTGCAGCCCTGGATCCTGGCGCTCTCGGTGGTGGCGGCCATCATCTGTAACCTGGTGTTGACACTCAACCACAAGCCGGGCCGCTATCAGATCGCTTGA
- a CDS encoding heme ABC transporter ATP-binding protein, which produces MSASSTLLHCRQLSLSRGGRPILDRLDLSLQAGSLTALLGPNGAGKSSLLKCLTGELEHQGEIRLFGRERQEWAGTELAHRVGVLPQSSSLNFPFLCEEVVAMGRLPHSEPASRRDEIVGAAMTHAGVDHLAGRLYPGLSGGERQRVQFARVLAQIWQAPDEPQQARLLLLDEPTSALDLKYQHQLLTMARALAARHTAVLVVLHDLNLAARYADRLVMLEQGRVMADGTPREVLTPDLIDRLYDYPAQVILHPESGLPMVV; this is translated from the coding sequence TTGTCTGCTTCATCGACCCTGCTGCACTGCCGCCAGCTCAGCCTCAGCCGGGGCGGCCGCCCCATCCTGGACAGGCTCGACCTCAGCCTGCAGGCGGGCAGCCTCACCGCCCTGCTCGGCCCCAACGGCGCCGGCAAGAGCTCGCTGCTCAAATGCCTCACCGGCGAGCTGGAACATCAGGGAGAAATCCGCCTGTTTGGCCGGGAGCGGCAAGAGTGGGCCGGCACCGAGCTGGCCCATCGGGTCGGGGTGCTGCCGCAGAGCTCGTCCCTGAACTTCCCCTTCCTGTGCGAGGAGGTGGTGGCCATGGGCCGGCTGCCCCACAGCGAGCCGGCCAGCCGGCGCGACGAGATAGTCGGGGCCGCCATGACCCATGCCGGGGTCGATCACCTGGCCGGCCGCCTCTATCCCGGCCTCTCCGGCGGGGAGCGCCAGCGGGTGCAGTTCGCCCGGGTGCTGGCCCAGATCTGGCAGGCACCGGACGAACCGCAGCAAGCGCGGCTGCTGCTGCTCGATGAGCCCACCTCGGCGCTTGATCTCAAGTACCAGCACCAGCTGCTCACCATGGCGCGCGCCCTCGCCGCCCGCCATACCGCCGTGCTGGTGGTGCTGCACGACCTCAATCTGGCGGCCCGTTACGCCGACCGGCTGGTGATGCTGGAACAGGGCAGAGTGATGGCAGACGGCACCCCGCGCGAGGTGCTGACGCCCGATCTCATCGACCGGCTCTACGACTACCCGGCCCAGGTGATCCTCCACCCCGAAAGCGGGCTGCCCATGGTGGTGTAA